ACCAAAAAGCCCTGGTCAAGGGACTTCCTGCAAGCAGCGCAGGTCCGCTGCGGTGTGTGCCTTGCGCCGCTCTTTGAATCAGATCGCCGAATCGTCGGCCGGGCCTTCTTCATTCGTTTCGCCTGTCTCCACGGACTCTTCAACAGCCGCATGAGCATCTTCAGGGCCGGCAACATCCGGATCGACAACCGTTTGTCCGGACGCTTCCGCCGCCGCATCGTCACCGCCTGCCGCAGCGCCCTGTTCAAGAGATTCCTTGGCCGCTTCAGCAGCCCTGGTCTCGCTCTTGATATCGATATTCCAGCCGGTCAGCCTGGCCGCCAGTCGCACGTTCTGGCCCTTCTTGCCAATGGCCAACGAAAGCTGATCATCGGGAACAATGACTTCAAGCGCCTGCTCATCATTATCAAGGTAGATCCTGGTGACTTCGGCGGGAGCCAGCGAAGCACAGACAAAGCGTCCGACATCCGGAGACCATGGCACGATATCGATTTTCTCGCCGCGAAGTTCCGAAACAACATTCTGCACACGGGATCCACGCATGCCGACGCAGGCACCGACCGGATCAACATCCGGATCATAAGAAGCGACCGCTATTTTGGTGCGGCTGCCGGCCTCGCGAGCCACCGCCTTGATCTCAACGATGCCTTCGGCGATTTCCGGCACCTCGAACTGGAACAGGGCAGCCACCAGGCCCGGGTGGGTGCGGGAGAGAATAATCTGCGGCCCCTTGGTGGAAATCTTCACCTCCGAAATAAGAACCCGTGCACGATCTCCCTGCCGGTAGTTTTCACGAGGCACCTGCTCACGATGTGGCAGCAGACCCTCGGCCAGCCCGAGATCGACAATCAGGTCACCACGCTCGTAACGTCGCACGATGCCATTGACCAATTCGCCGACACGATCCTTGAACTCGTTGTAGATCTTCTCCCGTTCGGCCTCACGGACCTTCTGGATAATAACCTGCTTGGCTGTCTGGGCGGCGATGCGACTGAAGTTGCCGCTCTCGATTTTCATGCCGAGGGAGTCGCCAACTTCGACCTCTTCGTCGATTTCGCGGGCTTCTTCGAGATCGATCTCCTTATAGGAATCGACAACCTCATCCACAACCGTTACAAACTCGAAAAGCTCGACCTCACCCAAGTCATCGTTGTAGTGCGCCTCAAGATCCCGGGTATTGCGATATTTCTTATTGGCAGCCGACAGCACGGCGGATTCGAGAGCTTCAACCAGCACACTCCGATCGATCCCCTTCTCCTTGACGACCTGCTCAATGATATGGTTAAGATTCACCAACATCCAGTTCCCCCTCGACGTTTTTTGCGTCCACCGTCGTACGATGGCGGACCTATGCGATGAACGCCTGCGCGTTTGATCAGAATTTTATTTCCAGATTGGCCTTTGCCACATCCTCGAGCGGAATTTCCACCCGATACCCTTTTTTATCTTCAAGGTCGATAACAACGTTGCCGTCACGAAGCCCGACAAGGATACCGACAAAGGTTTTACGACCGCGCCCCTTGTCGTCCAATTCCATGGGAACGCGACTCTTGACCCGCACAAGGCGACCCGCAAAGCGGTCGTAATCGGCGGGCCGGGTCAGTGGACGATCCAGCCCCGGCGACGAAACTTCAAGGTTATAGGCCGTTTCAATGGGGTCTTCGACTTCAAGCAGCACGCTGACTTCCCGACTGACCTCTACACAACTGTCAAGGGTTACCCCGCCAGGTTCATCGATATAAAGACGCAGGACCCAGCCCTGACCTTCCCTGCTATATTCAACATCCACCAATTCGCGCCCCTTGGCTTCCAGTACGGGCAGAACCAGCGCTCGAATTTTTTCCACAACAGCTTCTTGTTTCATCGCACACAAACTTTCGGCACTTAAAATAAAAAAAGTGAGCGAAGGGCCCACTTTTTCAGCAGTGAACTAAATTGACAGAGCACTATTATCACGAAGTACCGAATAAAGCAAGTGAAAAATTAATATTTGGTTACTCCCCGGACCTCCCCCGGAACTTTCTCCAGCAGGGTTATGCTCTCGATATGATGGGTGTGGGGAAACAGATCGTACGGTCGGGACCAGACCAGCCGATAGCCATTGTGCAGCAGCGGCTGTAAATCCCGCGACAGGGTCGGCGGATCGCAGGAGACGTAAAGAATTCGTTCCGGCCGCACCTGGGCCAACTCTCTGGCAACATCGTAAGCGCCACTGCGCGGAGGGTCGAGTATCACCAGATCAATGGCGCCCTCCGCGGCGTAAAGGGATGCTGCCCCAAACGATTCACCGACAAAAAAGAGGGCGTTATCGATATTGTTGAGGCGCGCGTTGAGCCGTGCCATTTCGATGCTCTGTCGATAAGACTCGACTCCGATCACCTGCTGCGCAAGCCTGGCCACGGGCAGACTGAAATTGCCCATGCCGCAAAATAGATCCAGCACCCTTCCGGGAGGATTGGATATCAAGGTTGCGATTACCTCACGGACCATCGCACGATTTTGAGACAGATTGATCTGGGCAAAACCGCCTGGGCCGTAACCAAGACGCAACACGGGCGTATCCACCTCGATAATCAATTCCATGGGTCCGCACACATGCAGCAGATTTTCCTTGCGGCCCGATTGAACAAACAGCGCAAAATCCGCTTCCTCGGCAAGGGGTTTGAGATGACGGCTCAACGCATCGAGATCGCCAGACAGACAATGCACCACGGCCCGCACACGGCCGCCATCATCCACGGCCAGATCGATCTGGGGCACCTGCCCTGCCCAGGGGGTTTTATCTATCCAGGCACGAAACAGTTCCCGGGCCCGGTTCAAGGCGGGGTGAATGACGGGACAATGTGAAACCGGAACCACAAAGTGGCTGCCCCGTCGATAAAAACCCACCTGCAAGCCTGCCGGCGTATTCAGACATTTGAACTGCACCCGACTGCGATATTCCCACTGATGGCAGGAGGGCATGATCGGCAGCACGACCCCTGGATCGGCGCCCAGTTTGCGTACCACAAAGTCCCTGAATATCCGTTCTTTCCAGACACACTGCTCCTGGTAATCGAGATGCTGCCACTGACATCCGCCACACAGGCCGAACACCGGGCACGCCGGTTTGATGCGCATGGTGGAGGAAGAGATGATTTCTTCCACAGTGGCTTCGCTGTAGCGTTTTTTTTGCTGAACGATCCGGCATCGCACATGGTCGCCCGGAGCAACAAAAGGCACGAAAACAACCTTGCCGCAATAATGACCGATGCCATTGCCTCCGTAGGCAACAGCCTCGATATAAAGATCTTCGATCACATCCGGGTTCGGCATTTCTAGTGATCCCTGCGTTGGTTGTTCAGCCAATCGAGACGGCTCCAAAGCCCGCGCAAAATGCGCACCTCCCGGTCGTTGAGCCCGGCTCTGCCGAAAATCCTGCGAAAACTGCGCAGGATATGGTCCGGGTTCTGGGGATCCAGAAACCCGATATCGGTCAAGGTCGAACGCATGTGCTGAAACATGCCCTCTACGACCTCCAGAGAGGAAAACGTCTTTCTTCCGCCTGTTTTTCCGATAGCCCGGGCACGGGCCCGTGCTGTTTCGTATAAACAGATCGATACCGACTGGGCCAGATTCATCGACGGGCAGGCATCATCGGTGGGGATGGTCACAAAACGCTGACAAAGGTCGAGTTCAGCGGTCTCGAGCCCCTTGTCTTCCCGCCCGAAAACCCAGGCCACCCGTCCGCTGAAGGTGACAGAGGCAAACTCTTTGGCGGCATCGTCGGGGTGCAGAAAGTCTTCGCGATACTTGCCAAAACGACGGGTCGTCCCCATCGCCAGACGGCAATCCGACAAAGCCGATTGCAAGTCGGAAAAGATCCGGGCGCCTTCGAGAAGCGCGGAGGCCTTGACCGCCATCCTGCGCGCATCGTCACACAAGTGATCCGCAACCGGGTTCACCAGTCGTAAATCGGAAAAACCGAAATTCATCATGGCGCGACATACGGAGCCGATGTTCAACGGCCCCTGGGGTTCTACAAGCACCACCGCAACATTTTCAGATTTCATCGACATCCTTTTTATGTAGCGATTTCAAAAATATCAGCTTCAAGCTGTTCACTCGAGCGCTCCCAGTATCCATTGCATGACGGCCGTGCCAGCAATAGCAGCGGTCTCGGTGCGCAGAATAAGCGGTCCCAGGCTCACAGGCAACACGGATAAATGCCGGGCCTGAATGACCTCTTGCCGGGTAAAGCCGCCCTCAGGTCCTATCAGCAAAGCCGCGTTGGCGATGTCCGGCTGCAGTATGACATTCCGCAGACTTGCCGCCGTCTCACCCTCATAAAGCATTACCGCCACATCCCACAGGGCCGTTTCAGCCAGAACCTGATCAAAGGTCATTACCGGTCCCAGCTGTGGGATATCGGCGCGACGGCACTGTCTGGCGGCTTTCAGCACGATGTCCGGCCAGCGATGGGATTTGCGCTGCCGGGAATCCCGTTGTTGCAACGTTGTGGACCGCGCTGAAACGTAAGGAACAATGCGCCGCACCCCCAACTCCACACATTTCTGAAGCACCAGCTCGAATCGCTCTTTTTCGGGAAGGGCCTGGTATAGGGTCAACGGCACGACGGGCCGGGTACGGTCTGCCATTGACTGAAAAGGAAAAACGCGGTTATTTTCCAGCAACCGCGCACGAAACCGGGCATTCTGGCCATCGACAACGGTCAGGATACTGCCGGGGCGGGCACGCCAAAAGGACAAGGCCCTGACCGCTTCAGGCGGCAGGGCCACTTCCTGCTCCACAACGATCGCACGGTCCAGCCGCACGATGCTTTGCGAACCGCCGCCATTAACGCATGGCAACCTCAAATCCGGCCTCCCGAAAAGCAGCAAACCTGCGACGCGCGGACTGCAGAAGCTGAGGATCATACGCTTCGGCAAAATCGATGGCGAGGTCGAACTGTCTCACGAATTGCTGCGAACAGCCCCTGCACATGATCAGAATTTTGGCGCCGTTCGGATTGCGCTCTTCTACCGTAATAATGACTGGTTCGTCAAGACAATCGACGGCGCCGTTGTCATATACATGGGGGATGAACGAACCTTTTTTCCAGGTCCACATGAAACGATCCAGGGTTACCCCCTGATTGGCGTCGCATACCATTACCAGCACCCGTTTGCCAAGCGAATAGAATCCCTCGACCAACTCGCAAATGTGTCTGGCTTTTTCCGGACGCAGAATTTTAACAAATTCAACACGTGTCATCTATCACCCATCCGGATGGGTTCAGAAACCGCCCTGCTTACCAGCGGTCTGTTGCACCTTGCGGGCAAATTCTGCCCCCCGATCCAGAGCTTCGATGTTGGCCGGAATGAACCGCCTGTTACGTTCGGGAAGAATGTATTCAAGGCCCTCTTTCAGGCTGTCAAGGGAGACAACTTTGGACAAGTAAGCGTATGCGCCAAGAATAATCATGTTGACCAGACGTGCGTTACCGACCTCGGCGGCCAGTTCATTGGCGGGAACCGCCAGCAGGCGCACCTCCGGACGATGTTCCGGCACCTTCTCAACCAGCGACGCGTTGTAAATGCACAGCCCGCCCGGAGCGATACGGTCGAAATATTTGTCCATGGCAAGCTGGTTGAAAAGCAACGCCGAACAAGGGTGACCGATAACCGGAGAGCCGATTTCGGAATCGGAGACAATCACGGTGCAGGTTGCCGCTCCACCCCGTTTTTCCGGACCGTAGGCGGGGAAGTAGGTGGCATTGTTGTTTTCGAGAATAGCCCCGTACGCCAGCAGGTTGCCGATCAGCAGGATGCCCTGCCCGCCGTATCCGGCCATAAAAACGTTATCGTTCATTGGGTAACATCCATTTCCAGCACTGATAAGGGAAACAACATCGGGTCACCGGCCCTATCCGCCGGCTGTAATGTCCTTGTAGACTCCCAGGGGGAAAAAGTCCATCATTTCGCCGCCAACACGGGCATTGGCCGCGATGGGTGTCATCCCCCAGTTGGTAGGACAGGCTCCCAGAACCTCCACAAAAGCAAACCCCTGCTTTTTGACCTGCATTTCAAAGGCCTTGAGGATCGTACGGCCAGCTTCCATGACGTGCCTGGGGGTATCCACGGCCACCCTGGCGGAGAACCCCGTACCGCCAAGCATGGCGAGCAATTCCGCCATGCGGATGGGATGGCCCTCCACGGACAGGCTGCGTCCATACGGAGAAGTTGTGGTAACCTGGCCAGGCAAAGTCGTTGGTGCCATCTGGCCTCCGGTCATCCCGTAGGTGGTGTTATTGAGAAAAATAACGGTGATCAACTCGCCCCGGTTGGCCGCGTGAATGATTTCGGCGGTGCCGATGGCAGCAAGGTCGCCGTCACCCTGGTAGGTAAAAACGACACTGTCGGGATGCACACGTTTGACGCCGGTGCCAACGGCAGGCGCGCGTCCATGGGGTGCCTCGACCACATCGATATCAAAATACTCGTACAGCAGAACGCTGCAACCGACTGACCCGATACCGATGGTACGCTGCTGTACGTCGAGCAGATCGATAGCCTCGGCCACCAGTCGATGCACGGTGCCATGATGGCAACCGGCACAATAGTGGGTAGGCACCTCTTTCAATGACGAAGGACGTTGAAATACCGTCTGAATCTTATCAGCCATGATCAGTCCTTATAATGCTTGCAGATCTGTTCGAAAATTTCCTCGGGATTGGGCAACGAACCGGTCCCCCGGGACGACCATAAAACCTTACGTCGGCCCGCGGATCGGATGACAGCCGTACGTCTTCGACCATCTGCCCGTTATTCAGCTCCACGCAAAGCACTTTGGGAGTACGACCGGTCGCTTCACGATAAACGCCAGCCGGAAATGGAAACAGTGTGATCGGGCGGATCAGACCAACCCTGAGTCCTTCCTTGCGGGCCATTGCGACAGCCGTCTTCACAATGCGCGCCGCGCCGCCGAAAGCGGTCAGGATAAGCTCGGCGTCCTCCAGTCCGGCGGTTTCACAGCGGGTTTCGCGCGCTTTGAGCAAGTCGTACTTGGCATGAAGGTGCCAATTGTGGGCTTCGAGCTCACCGTCACCAAGATAAAGGGACTTGATGGTATTGCCTTTGGTCCTTCCGCGCTTTCCGGTAACCGCCCAATCCTTGGCCGCGAGATCCGCAGGGCGCTGATAGGCATGCGGCAGCAAAGCCTCTTTCATCTGCCCCAGCATGGCGTCACCCAGAATCAGAGCGGGAATCCGGTAGCAATCCGCCAGATCGAAAGCCAGCATGGTCAGATCGTAAAGCTCCTGAACAGAGTGCGGCGCCAGTACTATGAGATGATATCCGCCATGCCCGGCACCTTTGACCGCCTGAAAATAGTCGCCTTGCGAGACATCGATGCCGCCCAGACCGGGGCCGGGACGCTGGATATTGACGATTACCGCGGGAACCTCGGAACCGGCCATGAAAGACATGCCCTCGGCCTTAAGCGAAATGCCGGGCCCGGAAGAGGACGTCATGACCCGACCGCCGGCCGCCCCGGCGCCGAGCACCATATTGATAGCCGCCACTTCGCTTTCAGCCTGGATGAAGGTTCCGCCAATCTTGGGCATTTCTCGCGCCATATATTCCGGAATATCATTCTGAGGGGTAATCGGATAGCCGAAATAAAATCGACAACCGGCCTCGAGCGCTCCCATGGCGATCGCTTCATTGCCTTTTACAAATAAACGTTTTTTCAAAACAACCTCCTGGCTGCGATAAACCTGGGTACTAAAAAACATTTCTTTCCGGGTACAAACCGCACAGGGCCGAAATGCTATTTGTCAGAGGTTTTAAGCACGGTGATCGCTACATCCGGGCAGACCCGCGCACACAAGGCGCAGGATAGACATTTGTCCTGATCACATTCGTCTATTTCCACCAGAGGATAACCCTGTTTATTGAGTTTGCTGCCGATTTTCAGCAATTTTTTCGGGCAGACTTCGACACAGAGTCCGCACCCCTTGCAAAATTCCTCGTCAATAATGATTTTTTTCACAGACTGAATCCTCATCATGATGTCCGGAGGTTACGACCTTCAGTTGTACCGCACAATTGGCGAACCATATCAAATCACCTGATTTTTGGCAACACTGAATGAAAGTTCGCGCGTTCTTAACGCACTGGCCTTCGAAACGCTCTCGCTGATTACCATGTTCCATTCACGCGTTCACGCCAGCGATGGAAACGCCATAGGCCCTATCGACATGGAAAAATTCGCCATAGCGGTAAACCATGGCGAAGCCGATTCGTCTGAATGGCTGAAACGACAACTTCACCACAAAGGAGAATAAATCATGAATCGAAAAGTTTTTGGATCTTTGAGTTTCTTCGCTCTCGGTATGTTTTGTCTGATGGCGGCACCGGCCTGGTCGGCAGACCGCGTCGGCCTGCAAGGTGCGCATTTCCAGAAAAGAATTGCCCAGGGGGTAAAATCAGGTGAAATCACCCGCCCCGAGCTTGCGCGTCTACGCCAGGAGCAGCGTCATATCCGGCGGTTCAGCCACCAGGCGCGGTCTGACGGCCATGTGAATCAGTGGGAGCGCCGCAACCTGCAACGCATGAAGCAAGAGGCGCATCGCAATATCTACCGTGCCAGGCACAATCGCGCAAGCAATTATTGTGTCAAACGCTCCGGAGGCCACCACAGATCCGTTGTCCACAGGGCACCCGCCACGCGCTACAATCACGGCTTCATCAGTGGAACTTTTGCACAACCGGGTCTGTCCGTTGCCTGGGATGTCGGCCTGCGTTGATCACTCAACCCCGCAAAAAAACGGCCTGCGGATTTTTTTCGCAGGCCGTTTTTTTGCGGGGTGCAGGAGTTTCGCTATAATTGGTTTCCGTAGGACCATTGCATTATATCCGGACCATGCTTGAGGCATTCGCATAAATTCGCTGGATATTGATGAGAATTCCGACAGGAGAACAACTTATGAAATATCGCGGAACCATCGGCATTTTAACCGGGGGCGGCGACGTCCCCGGCCTGAATCCGGCCATAAGGGCCGTAACCTTTCGCGCACTGCGGGAGGGCTATCGGGTTGTCGGTATTCGCCGCGGATGGGGGGGCTGGTAGACTACATTCCGGAAAAAGATGCGGACAACAGTGACCATGTCCAGATTCTTACAGAAGATCTGGTCAATCGGGCAGGCCGAACCGGCGGCACCTTCCTGCATACATCCAGAACCCTGCCCGCCCGCCTGCCCGCAGCAGCTTTGCCCGACCATCTGAAGCAAACTTACCGTCAGCAGATAAATGATGTCACGCCTCACGTTTTGCGCGCCCTGGAGAATATCGGCATAGATTATCTGATTCCGATCGGAGGGGACGACACCCTGAGCTATGCCGAACGTCTGCATCGCGAAGGAGTGCCGGTGGTCGCCATTCCCAAAACCATGGACAACGATGTCCCGGGCACCGATTACTGCATAGGTTTCAGTACCTGCGTCACCCGCACCATAGAATTGACCCACACATTACGCACCACTGCCGGGTCCCACGAACGTTTGCTTGTCATCGAAGTGTTCGGTCGCTATGCGGGATTCACCGCCATGCTCCCAACCATGGCCGGAGCAGCGGACCGCTGCGTGATTCCGGAATGCCCCTTTGACATGGAACATTTGACCGCACTGCTGGTAGCGGACCGCAATCGGCACCCGAGTGCCTACGCCGTGGTTCTGGTTTCCGAAGGCGCGACCACCATCGATGAGCAGGGGATGTCTTTTGAAAGTCAGGAAAAGGATCAGTACGGGCACCGCAAACTGGGCGGAATCGGAGACAAGGTCGCCTTGCAACTCAAGGAATTATCGCCTCAATTCAACAACGGCCACCGCATCAATGTGGTCAATCAGCGCCTCGGGTATCTGGTCCGCTGCGGCAACCCGGACGCCATAGATTCCATCGTTCCCATGGCCTACGGCAATCTCGCACTGGACCTGATTTTGGAAAACCGCACGGGCCACCTGGTCGCCCTGCGGAATGGCTGTTACGCCAACGTCCCCATTGAGGTAGTCACAAGCCGCAAAAAAGTGGTGATCATAGACAGATACTACAACCAGGAAAGACTGCGGCCCAAATACGAAACCTTTCACGCCCAGCCCACCTTTATCATGACCAGCGAGGACGCAACCCTGAAGCCGACAGCCGGGTAACAGACATGCGCGGAGCCTGCAACACAAAACCTTTGCCGGCATAAAGCGATCAGCCGGATCAGAAAAGTGCATCCAGCCTCAAACGCACTTCTGAATTGTCGGGATCGAGCAGCAAGGCTTTACGATACAGCTCACGGGCACGATAGACAATTCCCATCCGCTCATACAGGCCGGCCGCGGAAACCAGCAGGGTCAGATCCTCGGGGTGCGCCTCCATGGCGGCGCGCAACACCTCCAGCGCAGGCTCGAAGCGTTCCTGGCCGATGAAATAACCGGCAACATGCAGATACATATCCGTCGAAACCCACGGTTCGGCAACGGCATGTCTGATGGCGCGCCTGTAAACGGCCTCTGCCGCACGTTTCTCCTCGCGCTCAATGAGATAGTCCCCGTATTGGCGGTAAGCCTCCGCTCTCGGGGCAGATAGTCCAGCCATCTATGGACGGCGATCTTCCGGCTTTCAAAATATCGCAACCAGAAACCCGTTTGATCCGGCGCCAGAAGCAGCAACTCCGACAAGGCCTCCAGACCCGCCTTCCTTTCCCCCGGGTCAGCATGTAGAGCAGGTGGTCACGTCGCAGTGACAGGGTCAGGGGAGCGTTCTTCAACCCGGCCTGCATGAGTGCTGCTCCTTCGTCACCATGACCACGCCCGGACAGGAAAACTCCCAGACGATAAATGGAATCTCCGGCAAGAGGGTTGAGGCGCAGGGCCTTTTTGTAATATCGCAGCGCCTGATCGTCCATCCTTTGAGAAGCCATGTAATTGCCGGCAGCGTACCAGTTGGCATCCGCCAGGGGATCGAAAAGCAGATATTTATCAACCCCGGCGGCAAGATACTGTGGCGCCGCCCCTTCGATGGCATTACCATCATCCGCGATCGGCGGACCAAAAGAAACAACCACTTTCCCCAGCACATAAACCGACCCGGCCAGACCGATCATTATGCAGAACGCCATCATGACCCTGCGTTCGACGGAATGCAGATTGCCGATAGCGGAACCCGGCTCACCGGTGGAGCTGAAACATCCGATACCTATCAACAAGGCAGCCAGAAAATAGGCGGCCATGCCCGGCCAGGAGGCAAAGGGCTGGGAAGTGTCGATTCCGGAGGCGAAGCAGACGATGAGACCTGCCAATATCCCTGGCAACAGAAATAGCGCCATGTGATTGCGCCGGCCCGCCCAGCCGATAATTCCGGTTACCAGTACCATGACCCAGAACCACAGCGACATGACGGTACCGGCCAATCCCCCTGCGCTGAGCAGCACAAGCCCTTTGCCGCCTTCCAGAGGGGCACCGGGATCTTCCCGCAGGCGGGTGTAACGGGCAACCAGAGACGGCAGATTGCCCGGGCCGGCCCCGGCAAGCAGAAAATCGCGGGCCAGAACCTTTTGGTCCAGTCCGGCGGAAACCGGGGCAACCTCCTGAACCCCGCGGTCCCTGCCGATCTGCCAGGTCCCTATGCCGACGACAAGCAGCATGACGAGGGTGATGACGACCGCCGCGCCGCTGCGGCTTCTGCTTCCCCGGCGGGCAAGGAGCATGACTGTCATGATCAGCAACCCGCCGACCAGCGCAATCCGGGTCTGCACGGCGCCACAGAACAGGACCACCCCGCCCATCAGAATCACAAAGGCCAAAAGGTAAGCGGGAAGATGACCGCCAGGATGCCGCAAGGTCTGAATGACGCGTGTGGTCCATTTCCCATAGTTCTGCTGAGGTTTGACATACAGGTGGCAGGTCAACACCAGAGGCATGACAGCTGCCAGAGCCACCACGATTCCCGGAGGCAGAAGCGCATCCCATCCTTGCACCCTGAATGGCAGAGCACAGATCACAAGGACGGCGACCACGCCAGCACCTGTTGCGAAGCGTTTGAGAAGCTTGCCCAGCGCAATGTGGTCAGCCCCGGCCTGCGCCGTCAGCCAGAACACCGAAGCCAATACCCAGAATTGCATGATCCCGGAAAAAGCCGGTTGAGCGGCAACGGCCAGCGGCATCCATGTGCCGGGCCGCAACACCCAGATGGTTTCGCTGTAGAGGCTGTGACTTCCCGGCGATAAAAAACCAAGAACTGCCGGTGGCAGGGGCAGGCACTGAAACAGCAGCAACGCCAGCCAGCCGGCAAGGGCGGCAAACCCCGGCGGGCGAAAGAACTTTTCCGTGTTACGCCACAAACGCATGCCAAGAAACACGCAAACAAAAACCGCCACGGCGGCCCATCGCCATGTCCAGGGCAAAGCATCGCCAAACAGGCTCAACAACCAGATCGCGACCAAAAACCAGTTCATGATTCTAGACATCCACCACCATTCCGGAAATAATTGCGGCAGGATTATCCTCAACCAGCCTGAGTGCAGCGGCTTTTCCAATCAGCTGGGTGGCGATGCGCAGTCCCTCGGACAACCGTGGCAGCCGATGGCCGGAGGAATGCCCGTCGCTGGCGAGTATATGAACCAGGCCCGATGATACCAGATGGCAGGCGCAGGCCTGAGCGTCCGCCCCAAACCCCCCGGCAAGACTGCCGGCGGTGATCTGCACAAGGGCCCCGACCTCCACCAGGCGCGTCAGCGCCTCAGGGTTTTTGAGAATGC
This portion of the Syntrophotalea acetylenica genome encodes:
- the nusA gene encoding transcription termination factor NusA; the encoded protein is MLVNLNHIIEQVVKEKGIDRSVLVEALESAVLSAANKKYRNTRDLEAHYNDDLGEVELFEFVTVVDEVVDSYKEIDLEEAREIDEEVEVGDSLGMKIESGNFSRIAAQTAKQVIIQKVREAEREKIYNEFKDRVGELVNGIVRRYERGDLIVDLGLAEGLLPHREQVPRENYRQGDRARVLISEVKISTKGPQIILSRTHPGLVAALFQFEVPEIAEGIVEIKAVAREAGSRTKIAVASYDPDVDPVGACVGMRGSRVQNVVSELRGEKIDIVPWSPDVGRFVCASLAPAEVTRIYLDNDEQALEVIVPDDQLSLAIGKKGQNVRLAARLTGWNIDIKSETRAAEAAKESLEQGAAAGGDDAAAEASGQTVVDPDVAGPEDAHAAVEESVETGETNEEGPADDSAI
- the rimP gene encoding ribosome maturation factor RimP, encoding MKQEAVVEKIRALVLPVLEAKGRELVDVEYSREGQGWVLRLYIDEPGGVTLDSCVEVSREVSVLLEVEDPIETAYNLEVSSPGLDRPLTRPADYDRFAGRLVRVKSRVPMELDDKGRGRKTFVGILVGLRDGNVVIDLEDKKGYRVEIPLEDVAKANLEIKF
- the rlmD gene encoding 23S rRNA (uracil(1939)-C(5))-methyltransferase RlmD; its protein translation is MPNPDVIEDLYIEAVAYGGNGIGHYCGKVVFVPFVAPGDHVRCRIVQQKKRYSEATVEEIISSSTMRIKPACPVFGLCGGCQWQHLDYQEQCVWKERIFRDFVVRKLGADPGVVLPIMPSCHQWEYRSRVQFKCLNTPAGLQVGFYRRGSHFVVPVSHCPVIHPALNRARELFRAWIDKTPWAGQVPQIDLAVDDGGRVRAVVHCLSGDLDALSRHLKPLAEEADFALFVQSGRKENLLHVCGPMELIIEVDTPVLRLGYGPGGFAQINLSQNRAMVREVIATLISNPPGRVLDLFCGMGNFSLPVARLAQQVIGVESYRQSIEMARLNARLNNIDNALFFVGESFGAASLYAAEGAIDLVILDPPRSGAYDVARELAQVRPERILYVSCDPPTLSRDLQPLLHNGYRLVWSRPYDLFPHTHHIESITLLEKVPGEVRGVTKY
- a CDS encoding RNA methyltransferase, which encodes MKSENVAVVLVEPQGPLNIGSVCRAMMNFGFSDLRLVNPVADHLCDDARRMAVKASALLEGARIFSDLQSALSDCRLAMGTTRRFGKYREDFLHPDDAAKEFASVTFSGRVAWVFGREDKGLETAELDLCQRFVTIPTDDACPSMNLAQSVSICLYETARARARAIGKTGGRKTFSSLEVVEGMFQHMRSTLTDIGFLDPQNPDHILRSFRRIFGRAGLNDREVRILRGLWSRLDWLNNQRRDH
- a CDS encoding RsmE family RNA methyltransferase, which encodes MRLPCVNGGGSQSIVRLDRAIVVEQEVALPPEAVRALSFWRARPGSILTVVDGQNARFRARLLENNRVFPFQSMADRTRPVVPLTLYQALPEKERFELVLQKCVELGVRRIVPYVSARSTTLQQRDSRQRKSHRWPDIVLKAARQCRRADIPQLGPVMTFDQVLAETALWDVAVMLYEGETAASLRNVILQPDIANAALLIGPEGGFTRQEVIQARHLSVLPVSLGPLILRTETAAIAGTAVMQWILGALE
- a CDS encoding DNA polymerase III subunit chi yields the protein MTRVEFVKILRPEKARHICELVEGFYSLGKRVLVMVCDANQGVTLDRFMWTWKKGSFIPHVYDNGAVDCLDEPVIITVEERNPNGAKILIMCRGCSQQFVRQFDLAIDFAEAYDPQLLQSARRRFAAFREAGFEVAMR
- a CDS encoding 2-oxoacid:acceptor oxidoreductase family protein yields the protein MNDNVFMAGYGGQGILLIGNLLAYGAILENNNATYFPAYGPEKRGGAATCTVIVSDSEIGSPVIGHPCSALLFNQLAMDKYFDRIAPGGLCIYNASLVEKVPEHRPEVRLLAVPANELAAEVGNARLVNMIILGAYAYLSKVVSLDSLKEGLEYILPERNRRFIPANIEALDRGAEFARKVQQTAGKQGGF
- a CDS encoding thiamine pyrophosphate-dependent enzyme, whose amino-acid sequence is MQTVFQRPSSLKEVPTHYCAGCHHGTVHRLVAEAIDLLDVQQRTIGIGSVGCSVLLYEYFDIDVVEAPHGRAPAVGTGVKRVHPDSVVFTYQGDGDLAAIGTAEIIHAANRGELITVIFLNNTTYGMTGGQMAPTTLPGQVTTTSPYGRSLSVEGHPIRMAELLAMLGGTGFSARVAVDTPRHVMEAGRTILKAFEMQVKKQGFAFVEVLGACPTNWGMTPIAANARVGGEMMDFFPLGVYKDITAGG
- a CDS encoding 4Fe-4S binding protein; this encodes MKKIIIDEEFCKGCGLCVEVCPKKLLKIGSKLNKQGYPLVEIDECDQDKCLSCALCARVCPDVAITVLKTSDK